In the Halorussus salinus genome, AGAGAGCTTGGACGCGTGGCTCTCCGGCGTGAAGACCCAGACGCAGTTGACCGCCGAACATCCCGTCTTCGAGAGCGGTGACCGCGACCGCATCCGCGACCACCTGACGGGGATGGTTGCCGACGGGAACGTCCCGGACGGCGTCGTCGCGGTTCACTACTACGACGCTGGCGAGGAGACCATCGTGACCAGTTCGAGCGAGAAGATGGTCGGCGTCAGTCCGGCCGAACAGGGCGCACCGTTCGCGACAGACCCGCCGAACTTCGACGGGAAGGACGTTCACGTCTCGGAGCCGTTCACCGTCCCCGTCGTGGACTTCCCGGTCGTGGCGGTCGTCGCGCCGGTTGCCGACGCGCCCGACAAGCGCGTCATCTACATGGTCAACATCGAGGAGCACACGCGCTCGCTGACCGGGGGCGTCGAAGGCGGCTACACGGTCGTCCTGAACTCGTCGGGGAACTATCTCGCGCATCCGAACGCGAGCAAACTCCTGACGACCCACCACGGCGGCGCGGACAGTGCCGCGGTCGAGAACGGACTCGCCGGAGAGTCAGGCTTCATGCAGATGGACGGCGGAACGCTGATGGCCTACGCGCCGATGCAATCGACCGACTGGGTAGTCGTGGTCCACGCGCCCGCCAGCGAGGCCTACGCGCTGAGCGACGCCGTGACATCGAACATCCTCGGACTCATCCTCGTGGCGGTCGTGAGCCTCGCGCTCGTCGGCGTGACCGTCGGGTCGAACACCGTCGTCTCGCTCCGGCAACTCTCCCGGAAGGCCGACGCGATGGCTGGCGGTGACCTCCAAGTGGACTTGGAGACCAACCGCCGCGACGAGTTCGGGACGCTCCACGACTCGTTCGCCCGGATGCGCGACTCCCTGCGCGAGCAGATACGTGAAGCGGAGACCGCGCGCGACGAGGCCGAGGAGGCCCGCGAGAGCGCGGAAGACGCCCGCGAGAGCGCGGAGGCCGCCCGGCGCGAGGCCGAGAGTCGCCGCGAGGAGGCCGAAGCCCTCTCGTCGCACCTCGAATCGAAGGCGAGCCACTACGAGGAGGTGATGAACGGGGCCGCCGAGGGTGACCTCTCGGTCCGCGTCGAGACCGAGAGTCGGAGCGAGGCGATGGTCGCCATCGGCGAGTCGCTCAACGACATGCTGGACGACATCGAGCGCACGGTGGCGAACGTCAAGCGGTTCGCCTCCCACGTCTCGAACGCGGTCGTGGACGTAGAGGAGAGCGCCCAACAGGTGATGACGACCGGCGAGGAGGTCAGCGACTCGGTGACCGAAATCTCGCAGGGCGCGGCCCGCCAGACCGACCAACTCGGCGAGGTCGCCAGCGAGATGAACACCCTCTCGGCCAGCGCCCAGCAGGTCGCCGCGACCGTGGACGACGTGGCCGCGACCTCCCAGCAGGCCGCGGCCGCGGGCGAACTCGGCAAGGAAGCCGCCGAGGAGGCCCTCGCGGAGATGGACGCGGTCGAGGCCCAGACCGAGCAGACCGCCGCCGAAATCGAGGAACTCGACGCCGAGATGGAGGCCATCGGCGACGTGGTGGAGGTCATCACCGAAATCGCCGAGCAGACCAACATGCTCGCGCTGAACGCCTCCATCGAGGCCGCCCGGACCGACGCGGAGGGCGACGGCTTCGCGGTCGTCGCCGACGAGGTGAAGAACCTCGCGGAGGAGACCAAAGAATCGGCGGCCGAAATCGAGGGCCGCATCGAGCGGGTCCAAGAGAAGACCGCCCAGTCGGTCGAGGGCATGACCGAGACCAGCGAGCGCATCAGTACCGGCGTCGAGACCGTCGAGGGAGCCATCGACGCGCTCGAAGAGATCGCCGAGTACGTCGAGGAGACCGACGCGCGGATTCAGGAGATTCAGGCCGCGACCGACGACCAAGCCCAGTCCTCGTCGGCGGTCGTCCAGATGGTGGACGACGTGGCCTCCATCAGCGAGGAGACCACGAGTCAGGCCGAGTCCGTCTCCGAAGCAGCCGAGGCCCAGACCGAGACGCTGGCCGACGTTCGGGACGACGCCGACGACCTCGCGGAGCGCGCGAGCGAACTCGCCGAACTGCTCGACGACTTCCGGGTGACGCGCGGGGCCGGGCCGCTGGACGACACCGAGTTCCGGAGCGCGGAGGTGAGCGACTGATGGACCTCACCGTCGCGTGGTTCTGGCTCGGCGCTCTCGGCATGACGGTCGGGACGGTCTACCCGCTGTGGCGGTTCGCCACCGACCGCAAGTACGCGACCTACTACGCGGTGCTGGCGGGCGTGACCGGGTTCGCCGCGGCGGCGTACCTCGCGATGGCGTTGGGCGTCGGGAAGGTCGCTGTCGGCGACGCCTCCCTGTTCCTGCCCCGGTATCTCGACTGGCTGGTGACGACGCCCCTGCTGGTGCTGTACCTCGGGATGCTCTGTCGCCCCGACAAGCGGACCTACGCCGCGCTGGTCGGCGTGGACGTGCTGGTCATCGGGTCGGGCGTGGCCGCGGGCCTGCTGTCGGAGCCGTACAGCTACGGCGCGTACCTGCTGGGCTGTGTCGCCTACGTCGGCCTCCTGTACCTGCTCGTGAGCGTCCTCCCCCGGCAGGCGACCCTCCACGGCGACCGCGTGACCGCGGTGTTCACGAAGCTCCGGAATCTCACGGTGGTCCTCTGGACCATCTACCCGGTGGTCTGGCTCCTCGGCCCGCTCGGCGTCGGCCTGCTACAGGTCGGGACCGAGGTGATGGTCGTGACCTACCTCGACCTCATCAGTAAGGTCGGGTTCGTGTTCATGGCCGTCAACGGGGCCGACGCGCTCGACCAACTCCGGACCGAGGAGGCGCTGACCGACCCCGCGGACGCCGGTGACGGACCCGCGACCGCGGCGGACTGAGGATGCGGTGACGACGGCCAACTGACGAGCGCCCGACTGCGGCGAACCGACCACAACTCGTTTTTCGCTCGCCGTCGTCTTCCCCGCGGATGGGGGAGACCGACGCCGCAGTCCGAGAGAGCGACGAGCGCGACCACGAACACGAGCATCGGAGCCGCTGGCCCATCGTCGCGGCCGGGGGCGCGGCGGTCCTCTACGTCGGGGCCGCGCTCGCGCTCGCCGGAAGCCGGGCCGACATCTTCCCGGAGTCGGTCGGGGTCGGCATCGCCGTCGTCGGGTTCGCCGTCCTCACCGGCGGACTGGTCGGGTGGCTCCGCGAGGCGTTCCTCAGCGACTACTGGGCGAGTGCCGCGAGCGAGCGCAAGCGCCGGGCCTACCGCGCGACGATGGCCGTCTTCCTCGTGACCGACGTGGCGACGTTCGGCGCGGGGTTCGCCTACTACTTTTGGGTCCGGGTCGGAACGTGGCCGCCGGGCGAACTGCCGGAACTCCTCGGGTCGCTCGTGTTGGTCAACACCGGCCTACTGGTCCTGTCGAGTTTCACGCTCCACTTCGCGCACACGGCGCTCCACGACGGGAACAGACGCCGGTTCCTCGCGCTGTTGGGCGTGACGTTCGCACTCGGGGCCGCGTTCCTCGGCGGACAGGTTCTCGAATACGAGGTGTTCGTCGTCGAGGAGGGCTTCACCCTGACCAGCGGCGTGTTCGCCTCGGCGTTCTTCGGGTTGACGGGTCTCCACGGTCTCCACGTCACGCTCGGCGTGGTTCTGATCGGGATTCTCCTCTGGCGCGCGCTCCGTGGCCAGTACGACGCCGAGCGCGACACCTCGGTCTCGACGGTCTCGCTGTACTGGCACTTCGTGGACGCGGTGTGGCTGTTCTTGGTCGCGGTGCTGTACGTCGGTGCGGAGGTCTCGCTCTGAGTTGCCGGTCGAAGGAACGAGGAGCCGACGAGTCGCTCGGTCTACTGGCCGAACGCCCGGTCTACCGGCCGAATGTCCGGCCTACCGGCCGAACCGCCCGGCGTCGCCGCGTTCGAGGAGTCGCCGGTACGCGGGCGGCGTGAGGACGCCCCCGATTCCGAGCAGGATGGCGACCAGTCCGAGCGGCAGGACGAGCGGGTCCACGCCGAGACACTCGACCGACGAGACGACGGTGACGTAGTAGGTCGTCCCGTCGAGGCTGACGAGCGCGCCGCGTTCGAAGGCCTCGCGGTTGGCGAGTGCCCCGCGCACGTCCGCCTGTCCGCCCGGTTCCGCGAGCGCGCGCTCGACGGCGCTCCGCTCGGCGGGCGAGAGGTCCTGCGCGTCGAGTCTGGCCAGCACCGGACTCGTCGCACCCGGCCCGGAGCCCGCGCCCGTCGCGGCGGGCGGTTCGGAGACCCCGATGGTCGGGTTGCCGCAGAGGCCGAACTCTGCTTGGACGACGGCGTACCCGCCGAGGACGCTCCCCGCGATGCCGACCGAGACCAGTAGCGCGCCGACGAGGGGCGCGCCGTAGGTCAGCAGGGCACCCCGCGCGGTCCGGTCGGTCCGGGGCGGGCCGGGCGTCTCGCTCACGGCGACTCACCTCTCCGGTCGCGGTCACTCACGGCGACCAACCTCCCGAGTCGCGGGTCCCGCTCATCGCTCGACACCCCGGAGCGACACCGCCTGAATCGTCGCGGCCAGCCCGAACCCGTAGAGCCAGTGGGCGACGAGCGTGAACACGACGTAGCCGACCAGCGCGAGGCCCGACTGGCCCGAGTAGAACGCGACGAGGAACCCGGCCGAGACGATGGTCGCGTACGAGAGTCCGCGGACGACGAGGACTCGCCCCGGCAGGTACGACGCCAAGGCGACGAACAACAGCGCCCACGTCGTCATCCCGCCCGCCAGA is a window encoding:
- a CDS encoding cytochrome c oxidase subunit 3; the encoded protein is MGETDAAVRESDERDHEHEHRSRWPIVAAGGAAVLYVGAALALAGSRADIFPESVGVGIAVVGFAVLTGGLVGWLREAFLSDYWASAASERKRRAYRATMAVFLVTDVATFGAGFAYYFWVRVGTWPPGELPELLGSLVLVNTGLLVLSSFTLHFAHTALHDGNRRRFLALLGVTFALGAAFLGGQVLEYEVFVVEEGFTLTSGVFASAFFGLTGLHGLHVTLGVVLIGILLWRALRGQYDAERDTSVSTVSLYWHFVDAVWLFLVAVLYVGAEVSL
- a CDS encoding bacteriorhodopsin, which translates into the protein MDLTVAWFWLGALGMTVGTVYPLWRFATDRKYATYYAVLAGVTGFAAAAYLAMALGVGKVAVGDASLFLPRYLDWLVTTPLLVLYLGMLCRPDKRTYAALVGVDVLVIGSGVAAGLLSEPYSYGAYLLGCVAYVGLLYLLVSVLPRQATLHGDRVTAVFTKLRNLTVVLWTIYPVVWLLGPLGVGLLQVGTEVMVVTYLDLISKVGFVFMAVNGADALDQLRTEEALTDPADAGDGPATAAD
- a CDS encoding methyl-accepting chemotaxis protein, translated to MGQRTPFLERIRRSYGLKLAIALVSVVAITVAVGALVQAQTAEQVQKDAQDELETLSNSRAESLDAWLSGVKTQTQLTAEHPVFESGDRDRIRDHLTGMVADGNVPDGVVAVHYYDAGEETIVTSSSEKMVGVSPAEQGAPFATDPPNFDGKDVHVSEPFTVPVVDFPVVAVVAPVADAPDKRVIYMVNIEEHTRSLTGGVEGGYTVVLNSSGNYLAHPNASKLLTTHHGGADSAAVENGLAGESGFMQMDGGTLMAYAPMQSTDWVVVVHAPASEAYALSDAVTSNILGLILVAVVSLALVGVTVGSNTVVSLRQLSRKADAMAGGDLQVDLETNRRDEFGTLHDSFARMRDSLREQIREAETARDEAEEARESAEDARESAEAARREAESRREEAEALSSHLESKASHYEEVMNGAAEGDLSVRVETESRSEAMVAIGESLNDMLDDIERTVANVKRFASHVSNAVVDVEESAQQVMTTGEEVSDSVTEISQGAARQTDQLGEVASEMNTLSASAQQVAATVDDVAATSQQAAAAGELGKEAAEEALAEMDAVEAQTEQTAAEIEELDAEMEAIGDVVEVITEIAEQTNMLALNASIEAARTDAEGDGFAVVADEVKNLAEETKESAAEIEGRIERVQEKTAQSVEGMTETSERISTGVETVEGAIDALEEIAEYVEETDARIQEIQAATDDQAQSSSAVVQMVDDVASISEETTSQAESVSEAAEAQTETLADVRDDADDLAERASELAELLDDFRVTRGAGPLDDTEFRSAEVSD